Within Bradymonas sediminis, the genomic segment AAATATGACCGCGACGACCTCGCCGGGCTTAGGGTGGCGGTGCAGGGCGTCGGAAGCGTCGGCTATCACCTCGCAAAATATCTTCATGAGTTGGGCGCCGAACTCATCGTCACCGATATCAACCAGGACGCGTTGAAGCGCTGTGAGCGCGAATTCCACGCAGCGATCGTTGCGCCGGAGGCCATTTATTCGGCCCAGGCCGACATCTTTGCACCCTGCGCGCTCGGAGCCTCGATCAATGACTCGAGCATCGCCCAGCTGACCTGCGATATCGTGGCGGGCTCGGCCAATAATCAGCTGGCCGAAGACCGACATGGCGCGGAGTTGCGGGCCCGCAATATTCTCTACGCCCCCGATTATGTCATTAATGCCGGTGGGCTCATCCAGGTCGTCGCCGACCTGGCCGGCGAAGACGCCGATTGGGCGCGCGCCAAGACCGAAGGGATTTATGACTCGCTGATCGAGATATTCCGCCGCGCCGATAGCGACGGGCTTCCGACCGGGGAGGTCACCGATCGCATCGTCGAAGAGATGCTTGGTTTGAAATAGATTGAGCGCCTCACCGCAAAACGCCCCGCCATCTCATATAAAATCGAGGTGGCGGGGCGTTTTTGTGTCCGGTGGTTCGCGACTAATTCGACGCGTCGCCGGTGCTAAATCCGAGTCGTCCACGACCGGAGGGGTTCTCGCGCTTTAGCTCGACGCTCATCTCCTCGTACTCCTTCTCCATCTCGACGGTGACGGAGGGATAGGAGTCCTTGAGCGCGTCTTCGAAGGCGCTCATGGGGATGGTGGCGGACGTGAGATCCATGCGCAGGGCGTTGAGGCCCGCGCGGCGAACCAGGTTCTCCAGGTCGGCGCCGGTAAAGCGCGGTGTGCGCTCAACGAGTGAATTCAGGTCAACATCGTCGGCCAGTGGCATGGCGTCGGTGTGAATCTCAAGGATCTTGAGGCGACCTTCGTCGTCGGGCACCGGGATGTAGACGATTTCGTCGAAGCGTCCCGGACGAAGCAGCGCCGGGTCGAGCAGAGTGGGGCGGTTGGTCGCGCCGATGACCACGATATCGCCAAGCCCCTCCAGCCCGTCCATCTCGGCGAGCAAGGTGTTCACCACGCGCTCGGTCACCGCGGGTTCTCCCAACCCGCTGCCGCGTTGCGGCGCCAGCGAATCGATCTCATCGATGAAGATGACAGTCGGCGCGACCTGTCGGGCCCGGGCAAAGAGGCGCGCGATTTGCTTCTCCGACTCGCCGTACCATTTGGACAACAGATCGCTCGATTTAATCGACAGGAAGTTAGCCTCGGCCTCACGCGCCACCGCCTTGGCGATGAGCGTCTTACCGGTGCCCGGCGGGCCGTAGAGCAAGAATCCACGCGCCGGGCGAATCCCCATGCGCTCAAACGCCTCGGGATGCTGCAGCGGCAACTCCACGCCTTCGCGCAGTTGTGTTTTAGCCGCCTCAAGCCCGCCGATATCCGCCCAGCGCACATCGGGCACCTGAATCATAATCTCGCGAAGCGCCGAGGGCTGGACGCGTTTGAGCGCGTCGAGAAAGTCCTCGCGGGTGACGATGAGGTTCTCCAAGACCTTGGGGTCAATCTCCTCGCGATTCAGGTCGATGTCGGGAAGATTTCGGCGCAGCGTCTCCATGGCTGCTTCGCGCGCCAGGGCGGCCAGGTCGGCGCCGACAAAACCATAGGTCTTGCGCGAAAGTTCCTCGATCTTGACATCATCCTTAAGCGGCATGCCGCGGGTATGAATATTGAGGATCTGGTTGCGCCCTTCCTGGTCGGGCACGCCAATGACAATCTCTCGGTCGAAGCGGCCCGGGCGGCGCAGGGCCTCATCGACCGCGTCCACCCGGTTGGTGGTCGCGACGACGACGACATTCTCGCGCGCCTCCAACCCGTCCATCAGCGTCAGCAATTGGGCGACGATGCGCCGCTCGGTCTCCCCGGTCGTCTGCTCGCGCTTGGGCGCGATGGAGTCGATCTCGTCGAAGAAGACGATCGCCGGAGCGTTTCGCTGAGCCTCGTCGAAGATCTCGCGCAGCCGCTCCTCAGACTCGCCATAATGCTTGCCCATAATCTCGGGGCCAGCGACATGGAA encodes:
- a CDS encoding CDC48 family AAA ATPase produces the protein MTNEIEKKIIELQVAGANERDVGKGGARVSKEVFEKLGIRQGDIIEIRGARSTAAIALPPFSEDETLPIIRLDGLIRANAGVSMGDKVEVLAGQPKPAQKVVVAPAHENMRLQGSGEALMRTLIERPLSAGDVVSTSVYRREPGMSQGQFPEDVFRQFFQQRAFGLQEIRLQVVATKPKGIVQVSKDTEIELRPERVAPEETRRAQVTYDDLGGLGDAVAQVREMIELPLKQPALFQRLGIDPPKGVLLHGPPGTGKTLLARAVANESDAAFFHVAGPEIMGKHYGESEERLREIFDEAQRNAPAIVFFDEIDSIAPKREQTTGETERRIVAQLLTLMDGLEARENVVVVATTNRVDAVDEALRRPGRFDREIVIGVPDQEGRNQILNIHTRGMPLKDDVKIEELSRKTYGFVGADLAALAREAAMETLRRNLPDIDLNREEIDPKVLENLIVTREDFLDALKRVQPSALREIMIQVPDVRWADIGGLEAAKTQLREGVELPLQHPEAFERMGIRPARGFLLYGPPGTGKTLIAKAVAREAEANFLSIKSSDLLSKWYGESEKQIARLFARARQVAPTVIFIDEIDSLAPQRGSGLGEPAVTERVVNTLLAEMDGLEGLGDIVVIGATNRPTLLDPALLRPGRFDEIVYIPVPDDEGRLKILEIHTDAMPLADDVDLNSLVERTPRFTGADLENLVRRAGLNALRMDLTSATIPMSAFEDALKDSYPSVTVEMEKEYEEMSVELKRENPSGRGRLGFSTGDASN
- a CDS encoding Leu/Phe/Val dehydrogenase; its protein translation is MMMDLFEYAEDLDFGDIHFKVNPKTGLRAIVALHNLTLGPAIGGCRFLEYDSSDHAVRDAMRLARGMTYKSAITRVPHGGGKSVVIRPKNMSDAQRVEIMEEFGEFVDSFGGAYITAEDSGTTVADMDIIATRTEHVLGTSTNVASSGDPSPVTARGVLHGIQAAVKYKYDRDDLAGLRVAVQGVGSVGYHLAKYLHELGAELIVTDINQDALKRCEREFHAAIVAPEAIYSAQADIFAPCALGASINDSSIAQLTCDIVAGSANNQLAEDRHGAELRARNILYAPDYVINAGGLIQVVADLAGEDADWARAKTEGIYDSLIEIFRRADSDGLPTGEVTDRIVEEMLGLK